The genomic segment aattaatccaaGTATCTAATtcaccaaaataataataatttgccAGAGTCTTGACATGAATTCTCTAGGCCCTTCAACCATGTTTGCTtgtatgttttttcttctccttccctTCTCATTGGTAAATTCAGCTAAGGATACTCGTGAGGATTTTCTTCAATGCCTTCACTCCCAAAACTCCAATTCCATTTCTAGTTTCATTAACACTCCAAACAACTCCTCCTATTCATCCCTCTTGCAAAATTATACGCAAAACCTTAGGGTTAGGGCAACCAAAACCCTAGAGCCTCTAGTCATTATCAAACCAAAGAAGGCGTTCCACATTCAAACCACCATTATTTGTTCCAAAAAACATGGCGTGCAAATTAGAATTCGAAGCGGTGGCCATGACTATGAGGGCCTTTCTTATGTTTCTCCTCTCCCTTTTGTCGTTCTTGACCTAATCGATCTTCGAAATATTACTGTTGATTTAGCAAATAAGAGTGCATGGGTTCAAGCCGGAGCAAGTTTAGGTGAAGTTTATTATAGGATTGCTGAGAAAAGTAGTACTCTTGCCTTCCCAGCAGGTGTTGGACTTACTGTAGGTGTTGGTGGTCATTTTAGTGGAGGAGGGGAGGGAATGATGATGCGTAAATATGGCATTGCCGCAGATAATATAATTGatgcaaaaataattaatgctgAAGGAAAAATCCTTGATAGAGAATCAATGGGAGAAGATCTATTTTGGGCCATTCGAGGTGGTGGAGGAAATACCTTCGGAGTTGTTGTTGCTTGGAAAGTAAATTTGGTCGACGTGCCACCTGTTGTGACTGTATTCAATGTCACAAGAACCTTAGAACAAAATGCCACAAATCTTGTTCATCGGTGGCAATATTTGGTGGACAAGTTTCCTGAAGATTTGGCATTGAGAATTTTCGTAAGGAGAGTTAATTCTAGCCAAGATGGAAACACAACAATACAGGCTGCATTCACTTCCTTGTTTCTTGGTAGAGTTGATAGGCTTCTTCCAATAGTTCAAGAGCACTTTCCTGAGCTTGGTTTGACAAAAAAAGATTGCATTGAAATGAGTTGGATCAATTCTACCCTCTACTTTGCTGGAATCCCAAAAGGTGCATCCTTGGATGTTTTGCTCAAGAGGGATCCTCAAGGAAGAAtatttttcaaaggaaaaactGACTATGTCCATGAACCTATACCTAAAAATGCTTTGGAAAAGATATGGAAAAGGCTTTACAAAATGGATGCCAAGATGGCTGAATTACAATTTACTATATTAGGAGGGAAAATGAATGAGATTTCAGAATTTAGCATTCCATTTCCACATAGAGCCGGAAACTTATTCCAAATTCATTATGCATTGCTTTGGCATGAAGAGAGCATCAAGGAAATCAATTGGCATATGAAGTGGATTAGGGAGCTTTATGATTTCATGGCTCCCTATGTTGCAAATCATCCCCGTACAGCATATGTCAATTATAGAGATCTTGATCTTGGAACCAACAATATTCATGGCAACTCAACATATCAAGAAGCTTGTATATGGGGTTTCAAATATTTCAAGGTCAATAACTTTAACAGGTTGATTCAAGTGAAGGCAACGGTTGATCCAGATAATTTCTTTAGAAATGAACAAAGCATCCCTTATCTTGATCATTATGCAGGATAGAAGAGATCAGATTGCATGTTTGATTGTCAggatcttaaaatttaaaatttaaataaataatcttgaagtctttagttaatattttttttatatcccaaATAAACATActttgtgttagagaataatataaataataacttgatacttatttaaaaacttaagttattgggttgaattAGTTCTTTAATATGATATCAGAGCCTTGTTGATCAAGCGGTtacaagtttgaattttatcatccctatttatttgataaaaattaagtacaagataGTGTAATcctatgcaagtttcaaacccAAAGGGCTTTTACTTGAGAgagtatgttagagaataatataaatcatatcttaagacCTCACCTAAAAGTTTATGTCTTTCTGGGTTGAATTAATTCATTGATACTTTGACATGTGAATTGCATATAACCCTAATAGGTTATCTACTTCTACcctaattctttaattaaatttaaaagtggAGATTTAATTACAATTGTATGGTTTCTCTGATTTTCTTTAATAGTATTATGGTTAAATCAATAAACATTCATTGTTAGTGATATTAAATGATCTAACTTTCGTATGaaactcttttaattattttcaataaattttttcaccaaaaagaaaaatgcatgtTAGTCAGagatgttaattaatttataactagtgttgttactcaattttggaccccacgtgctggagatggtgtatacatgttttttaaccGAGTGTAGAAGTGTAGCTCATGTTtgctagaaaattgacaaaagtggaggagaaagaaatatatatttttttcaaaccctgtttgagttgttttctactctctttatccttcccctttgctgccaaaatcattAGGTTTTCTTAGATTAATCAGGAGTCTCCATAAAGCTAAATTCGTTTAttctttatctggtctttaaggttggataaatctcTAAGAatttacactaaaaaaatagttctgctgctgttataattttttgttccaaattaGGCTCTGATTTTGACTTGGTTTCGTatgatatctgaccatcctacctatattctgtcactcatgacatgttgaaaaattgacctacacctttattaggtcctagaGATCATTGATCTTAGGGCAGACTCTCAtgtcagatttggatgctcggcattgtcagatcaagaacctttttgaccaactaaattactgccagattctgttctttaaaacgattttatctcaattcgaatccttcatcaaagttgtagtcctggacacgtagataaatttaggcttttgaatcacttgatttcgatatcagaagctcaagatattcccatttgaatatctagtgtgaaagtagGGATTCCTGCCGCGAGGAGGATCCTGACCCGAGTTTTGCACTAAAAACTCTATTTCCATCacaaattttaatgatttgttcttaggtcatactctcagtcatatcaggatt from the Populus nigra chromosome 9, ddPopNigr1.1, whole genome shotgun sequence genome contains:
- the LOC133702878 gene encoding tetrahydroberberine oxidase-like, producing the protein MFACMFFLLLPFSLVNSAKDTREDFLQCLHSQNSNSISSFINTPNNSSYSSLLQNYTQNLRVRATKTLEPLVIIKPKKAFHIQTTIICSKKHGVQIRIRSGGHDYEGLSYVSPLPFVVLDLIDLRNITVDLANKSAWVQAGASLGEVYYRIAEKSSTLAFPAGVGLTVGVGGHFSGGGEGMMMRKYGIAADNIIDAKIINAEGKILDRESMGEDLFWAIRGGGGNTFGVVVAWKVNLVDVPPVVTVFNVTRTLEQNATNLVHRWQYLVDKFPEDLALRIFVRRVNSSQDGNTTIQAAFTSLFLGRVDRLLPIVQEHFPELGLTKKDCIEMSWINSTLYFAGIPKGASLDVLLKRDPQGRIFFKGKTDYVHEPIPKNALEKIWKRLYKMDAKMAELQFTILGGKMNEISEFSIPFPHRAGNLFQIHYALLWHEESIKEINWHMKWIRELYDFMAPYVANHPRTAYVNYRDLDLGTNNIHGNSTYQEACIWGFKYFKVNNFNRLIQVKATVDPDNFFRNEQSIPYLDHYAG